The Daucus carota subsp. sativus chromosome 7, DH1 v3.0, whole genome shotgun sequence genome window below encodes:
- the LOC108196410 gene encoding protein NUCLEAR FUSION DEFECTIVE 4, with amino-acid sequence MIPDKWTATVASIWIQCSSGSSYAFGIYSPLLKSSQLYDQSTLDTVSVFKDIGANVGVISGLLYAAVSSRRRGPWLVHLVGAVLCFVGYFFIWLAVTGILDRPPVPVMCVFMFLASQAQTFFNTANVVVAVQNFPEYGGTIVGIMKGFLGLSGAIIIQVYYSLLENNPSSFLLMLALLPSLLPISLMFFVRTYETNDGHDNKHLNHLSSIALILAAYILMLIILENTFTFQPWARIFMFLLLLLLLFSPLKIAINAQREETCRISPTSASRTRLLHNTESIDPKKNYAVGDPIENRDLQLYARQENDGLENHTRQIGEEMNLLQALGTMDFWLLFVAMICGMGSGVATINNISQIGESLNYTSVERSTLVSLWSIWNFLGRFGAGYVSDVYLHKRGWPRPIFMILTLATMASGHLVIASGFPGNLYLGSVIVGVCYGSQWSLMPTITSEIFGVLHLGTIFNTIAVASPIGSYIMSVRVAGYIYDKEASGHRTCYGTHCFMLSYCIFAAVSLLGSLVALILFFRTRRFYTMVLLNRIQHSSRG; translated from the exons ATGATACCGGATAAATGGACGGCAACGGTGGCAAGCATATGGATTCAGTGCAGCTCCGGCTCCTCCTACGCCTTCGGCATCTACTCCCCCCTCCTCAAATCCTCCCAGCTCTACGATCAGTCCACTCTCGATACTGTCTCCGTCTTCAAAGACATCGGCGCCAACGTCGGCGTCATTTCCGGCCTGCTCTACGCCGCCGTTTCGTCCCGGCGACGTGGGCCGTGGCTGGTGCACTTGGTCGGGGCGGTTCTGTGCTTTGTTGGGTATTTTTTTATATGGTTAGCGGTGACCGGAATTCTAGACCGGCCGCCGGTTCCGGTGATGTGTGTTTTTATGTTTCTGGCGAGTCAGGCGCAGACGTTTTTTAATACGGCGAATGTTGTTGTCGCGGTGCAGAATTTTCCGGAGTATGGGGGAACTATTGTTGGCATTATGAAG GGTTTTCTTGGGCTGAGTGGAGCAATTATAATTCAAGTGTATTACTCGTTGCTGGAGAACAATCCAAGTAGTTTCTTGTTAATGCTTGCTTTGTTGCCATCTCTTCTCCCCATCTCGCTCATGTTTTTCGTTAGAACATATGAGACAAATGATGGACACGACAACAAGCATTTGAATCATTTATCATCGATTGCCTTAATTCTTGCTGCCTACATCTTGATGTTAATAATTTTGGAAAATACCTTTACTTTTCAACCATGGGCTCGGATTTTTATGTTCCTCTTACTTCTTTTGTTGCTATTTTCACCCCTAAAAATTGCAATAAATGCTCAGAGAGAGGAAACATGTAGAATTTCACCAACTTCTGCCTCAAGAACCCGTTTACTTCATAATACCGAGTCTATAGATCCTAAAAAGAATTATGCAGTAGGGGATCCTATAGAAAACCGTGATTTGCAACTTTATGCAAGACAAGAAAATGATGGTTTAGAAAATCACACAAGACAAATTGGAGAAGAAATGAATCTCTTGCAAGCCTTAGGCACCATGGATTTCTGGTTGTTATTTGTTGCTATGATTTGCGGTATGGGATCAGGAGTTGCCACCATCAATAATATCAGCCAAATAGGAGAATCTCTAAACTATACATCCGTTGAAAGAAGTACGTTGGTTTCTTTGTGGAGTATATGGAATTTTCTTGGACGTTTTGGAGCTGGTTATGTATCAGATGTTTACCTCCACAAAAGAGGCTGGCCAAGGCCGATTTTTATGATTCTTACACTAGCAACCATGGCTTCTGGCCATTTAGTTATCGCATCTGGATTTCCTGGAAATTTGTATTTGGGTTCTGTTATAGTTGGTGTTTGTTATGGTTCTCAGTGGTCCTTGATGCCCACTATTACCTCGGAAATTTTTGGCGTGCTGCATTTAGGAACCATTTTCAACACCATTGCTGTGGCTAGCCCCATCGGATCTTATATAATGTCTGTTCGGGTGGCTGGCTATATTTACGACAAAGAAGCATCAGGGCACCGGACATGTTATGGCACTCATTGTTTTATGCTTTCATATTGCATCTTTGCTGCTGTAAGTCTTTTGGGTTCATTAGTTGCCTTGATATTGTTTTTCCGGACAAGGAGGTTTTACACAATGGTTCTTCTCAATAGAATACAGCATTCTTCAAGAGGGTAG
- the LOC108196409 gene encoding uncharacterized protein LOC108196409 isoform X2, with product MIQITAGSLYTFGIYSGAIKSSQSYSQQTLDTLSVFKDIGANTGIFAGHLHSAVASNSRRWFGGPWVVLAVGAVLSFLGYFLMWLSVSGIIFHPPVRVMCLFMFVAAHGLAFVNTANVVTGVNNFADHRGTIVGIMKGFLGLGGAILIQVYQTVFKNRPSSYLLMLALLPSWNTVIFMSYVKMFNTYSVDVKKHLNRLSVAALLTAAYLMIAIVIEDYFTLTLAAHIFILGGLLIFILAPFYIAIKAQHEDSFNTSSSYLVEDNHLMDEPYQMDEGQVHCSQDPSGYIQVPGDADSQTRTYNDHRVPSGENLNLRQAMCTSSFWYLFFATSCGMGSGLAVINNISQIGEALGYTRLETKTLISLWSIWNFLGRFGAGYISDYLLYTKEWARPLLMALTLLIMSCGHSVIVSGLPGALWVGSVLVGICYGSQWSLMPIIVSEIFGVVHMGTVFNAVTIASPLGSYFLSVRVVGYNYDKEASFEGNTCIGRHCFRLSLLIMASATFFGSLISLGLFLQTRDLYKNLILLRSQRSVL from the exons ATGATCCAGATCACTGCCGGCTCACTCTATACCTTTGGCATCTACTCTGGGGCCATTAAATCATCACAGTCATACTCTCAGCAAACCCTTGACACCCTCTCTGTATTCAAAGATATTGGCGCCAACACCGGAATTTTTGCTGGCCATCTTCACTCTGCTGTAGCTTCGAACTCTAGGAGGTGGTTTGGTGGGCCATGGGTGGTTCTTGCTGTGGGTGCTGTTTTGTCGTTCTTGGGGTATTTTCTTATGTGGTTGTCGGTTTCCGGAATTATATTCCACCCGCCGGTGAGGGTTATGTGCTTGTTTATGTTTGTAGCTGCTCATGGACTGGCTTTTGTGAATACTGCTAATGTGGTCACTGGTGTTAATAATTTTGCTGATCATAGAGGCACTATTGTTGGCATTATGAAG GGTTTTCTGGGCTTGGGTGGAGCTATATTGATTCAAGTATATCAGACGGTTTTCAAAAATAGACCTTCTTCATATTTATTGATGTTAGCTCTTCTGCCGTCTTGGAACACTGTAATATTCATGAGCTATGTTAAAATGTTCAACACCTACAGTGTGGATGTGAAGAAGCATCTGAACCGGTTATCAGTTGCTGCGCTGCTAACTGCTGCGTATCTCATGATTGCTATAGTGATAGAGGACTATTTTACTTTGACACTGGCGGCACATATCTTCATACTTGGTGGTCTTTTGATATTCATATTAGCTCCTTTTTACATTGCAATTAAAGCACAACATGAGGACTCCTTCAATACTTCAAGTAGTTATCTTGTTGAGGATAACCATCTGATGGATGAACCATACCAGATGGATGAAGGACAGGTTCACTGTAGCCAGGATCCTAGTGGCTATATTCAGGTCCCTGGTGATGCAGATAGCCAGACACGTACTTATAATGACCACAGAGTGCCCTCGGGAGAAAATCTAAACTTGCGCCAAGCCATGTGCACCAGTAGTTTTTGGTATCTGTTTTTTGCGACATCATGTGGCATGGGGTCAGGACTTGCCGTAATAAACAATATCAGCCAAATAGGAGAGGCTTTAGGCTATACGAGGCTTGAGACAAAAACTTTAATCTCCTTGTGGAGCATCTGGAATTTCCTCGGTCGTTTTGGAGCTGGATATATATCAGATTACTTATTGTATACGAAAGAATGGGCAAGGCCGTTGCTTATGGCCTTGACATTGTTAATCATGAGCTGTGGTCATTCTGTGATTGTTTCTGGTTTACCTGGCGCTTTATGGGTGGGATCAGTTCTAGTGGGAATTTGCTACGGCTCACAGTGGTCATTGATGCCCATAATAGTTTCTGAGATATTTGGTGTCGTGCATATGGGAACCGTGTTTAACGCAGTTACCATTGCTAGTCCTCTAGGATCTTATTTTCTGTCGGTGAGAGTGGTTGGGTACAACTATGACAAAGAAGCATCCTTTGAAGGAAACACATGCATCGGAAGACATTGTTTCAGGTTATCTCTTCTGATTATGGCATCAGCTACTTTTTTCGGTTCTCTTATTTCATTAGGGCTGTTTCTTCAGACAAGAGACTTATACAAAAATCTTATACTTCTAAGATCACAGCGTTCTGTTCTGTAA
- the LOC108196409 gene encoding uncharacterized protein LOC108196409 isoform X1 has protein sequence MMISNKWLAVSASIMIQITAGSLYTFGIYSGAIKSSQSYSQQTLDTLSVFKDIGANTGIFAGHLHSAVASNSRRWFGGPWVVLAVGAVLSFLGYFLMWLSVSGIIFHPPVRVMCLFMFVAAHGLAFVNTANVVTGVNNFADHRGTIVGIMKGFLGLGGAILIQVYQTVFKNRPSSYLLMLALLPSWNTVIFMSYVKMFNTYSVDVKKHLNRLSVAALLTAAYLMIAIVIEDYFTLTLAAHIFILGGLLIFILAPFYIAIKAQHEDSFNTSSSYLVEDNHLMDEPYQMDEGQVHCSQDPSGYIQVPGDADSQTRTYNDHRVPSGENLNLRQAMCTSSFWYLFFATSCGMGSGLAVINNISQIGEALGYTRLETKTLISLWSIWNFLGRFGAGYISDYLLYTKEWARPLLMALTLLIMSCGHSVIVSGLPGALWVGSVLVGICYGSQWSLMPIIVSEIFGVVHMGTVFNAVTIASPLGSYFLSVRVVGYNYDKEASFEGNTCIGRHCFRLSLLIMASATFFGSLISLGLFLQTRDLYKNLILLRSQRSVL, from the exons ATGATGATCAGTAACAAATGGTTAGCTGTATCAGCGAGCATTATGATCCAGATCACTGCCGGCTCACTCTATACCTTTGGCATCTACTCTGGGGCCATTAAATCATCACAGTCATACTCTCAGCAAACCCTTGACACCCTCTCTGTATTCAAAGATATTGGCGCCAACACCGGAATTTTTGCTGGCCATCTTCACTCTGCTGTAGCTTCGAACTCTAGGAGGTGGTTTGGTGGGCCATGGGTGGTTCTTGCTGTGGGTGCTGTTTTGTCGTTCTTGGGGTATTTTCTTATGTGGTTGTCGGTTTCCGGAATTATATTCCACCCGCCGGTGAGGGTTATGTGCTTGTTTATGTTTGTAGCTGCTCATGGACTGGCTTTTGTGAATACTGCTAATGTGGTCACTGGTGTTAATAATTTTGCTGATCATAGAGGCACTATTGTTGGCATTATGAAG GGTTTTCTGGGCTTGGGTGGAGCTATATTGATTCAAGTATATCAGACGGTTTTCAAAAATAGACCTTCTTCATATTTATTGATGTTAGCTCTTCTGCCGTCTTGGAACACTGTAATATTCATGAGCTATGTTAAAATGTTCAACACCTACAGTGTGGATGTGAAGAAGCATCTGAACCGGTTATCAGTTGCTGCGCTGCTAACTGCTGCGTATCTCATGATTGCTATAGTGATAGAGGACTATTTTACTTTGACACTGGCGGCACATATCTTCATACTTGGTGGTCTTTTGATATTCATATTAGCTCCTTTTTACATTGCAATTAAAGCACAACATGAGGACTCCTTCAATACTTCAAGTAGTTATCTTGTTGAGGATAACCATCTGATGGATGAACCATACCAGATGGATGAAGGACAGGTTCACTGTAGCCAGGATCCTAGTGGCTATATTCAGGTCCCTGGTGATGCAGATAGCCAGACACGTACTTATAATGACCACAGAGTGCCCTCGGGAGAAAATCTAAACTTGCGCCAAGCCATGTGCACCAGTAGTTTTTGGTATCTGTTTTTTGCGACATCATGTGGCATGGGGTCAGGACTTGCCGTAATAAACAATATCAGCCAAATAGGAGAGGCTTTAGGCTATACGAGGCTTGAGACAAAAACTTTAATCTCCTTGTGGAGCATCTGGAATTTCCTCGGTCGTTTTGGAGCTGGATATATATCAGATTACTTATTGTATACGAAAGAATGGGCAAGGCCGTTGCTTATGGCCTTGACATTGTTAATCATGAGCTGTGGTCATTCTGTGATTGTTTCTGGTTTACCTGGCGCTTTATGGGTGGGATCAGTTCTAGTGGGAATTTGCTACGGCTCACAGTGGTCATTGATGCCCATAATAGTTTCTGAGATATTTGGTGTCGTGCATATGGGAACCGTGTTTAACGCAGTTACCATTGCTAGTCCTCTAGGATCTTATTTTCTGTCGGTGAGAGTGGTTGGGTACAACTATGACAAAGAAGCATCCTTTGAAGGAAACACATGCATCGGAAGACATTGTTTCAGGTTATCTCTTCTGATTATGGCATCAGCTACTTTTTTCGGTTCTCTTATTTCATTAGGGCTGTTTCTTCAGACAAGAGACTTATACAAAAATCTTATACTTCTAAGATCACAGCGTTCTGTTCTGTAA
- the LOC108193468 gene encoding DDT domain-containing protein DDR4, whose product MSKIEEDSFSSQPNSQETKKKKNLSGDGDENGSDVVRRVRPARACTLRAALKVYEVEEDCGSERKKSRKRKERSLCREESPDQSPPQDEQCSKIVTPLVAEPTLSQLPRWSIRSMWELGSVLNFLNVFRPLLNIKVEFSIEELETALITPNNTLADIHIPLLKAIPPIARMTLGHNTWVTVLCRKLRQWWHWVADGELPIIASHGSEVEAYNKLDPGVRVVILKALCDIRVEQEDIRSYIDNSIKHGVQLSVFRKERIGGDSRGISYWYEDDPVIGHRLYREIREIELTKGKGKSVQPISSSCYQWETVATSLDEFQDVSEKLLASKNRNECSVGKKLHNDMLPEIEKVHKRKEKMLKKQHREALLLDNMMGVNGLAPGHSLRGRKRVSYTFDDYDRSINEAIKSTKTKQPFSEHPVRREGLRHNSSSNGSSRLGGRSQNPQRDSFNALSPKSPNYVESDYEDNSGPLDRSNRRRQRPQRYSEREFVEAVSDQEAGFDSDNDIVGEVVYDEDYLRKRKDMKKITSSSEGDEEYYWEGERAEEEEEEEDYESLSLSEDSSERPRLKKLRGQSRRESKSRSVHDIQSGLRRSRRATRNRIDYRRLDGSDSEYECLEREGLNAQDKHTNKFESAEFSMGGSEDTEDNDEYQEMKSEAPVEEKPNAVETEHQVPTKGHSTDQDESEGVQQRRFLDLNELAPGPGFDDGLNSTMKDEDTDNL is encoded by the exons ATGTCTAAAATCGAAGAAGACTCTTTTTCAAGCCAGCCCAATTCCCAAGAaaccaagaaaaagaagaatttGAGTGGTGATGGTGATGAGAATGGGAGTGATGTGGTTAGGAGAGTGAGGCCTGCTAGAGCTTGTACGCTTCGGGCTGCGTTGAAGGTTTATGAGGTGGAGGAAGATTGTGGTAGTGAGAGGAAGAAGAGTAGGAAGAGAAAGGAGAGGTCTTTGTGTAGGGAGGAGTCTCCGGATCAGTCCCCGCCTCAGGACGAGCAATGTAGTAAGATTGTGACACCGTTGGTTGCGGAGCCAACACTTTCTCAGCTGCCGCGGTGGAGTATTAGGTCAATGTGGGAGTTGGGTTCGGTTCTTAATTTTTTGAAT GTGTTTAGGCCGcttttgaatatcaaagtggaGTTCTCGATTGAGGAGCTTGAAACGGCTTTGATTACACCGAATAATACTTTGGCTGATATACACATTCCTTTGTTGAAG GCTATCCCACCTATTGCTCGAATGACGCTTGGACACAATACTTGGGTCACTGTTCTTTGTAGAAAGTTAAGGCAATGGTGGCATTGG GTTGCCGATGGGGAGCTACCAATAATTGCATCTCATGG ATCTGAGGTTGAAGCATATAATAAACTTGATCCCGGTGTCCGGGTGGTGATTTTAAAAGCCTTGTGTGATATTCGTGTCGAG CAAGAAGACATACGGAGCTATATAGATAATTCAATAAAGCATGGCGTTCAGCTTTCAGTATTCCGTAAGGAACGTATTGGCGGTGATTCTCGTGGAATCTCCTATTG GTATGAAGATGATCCAGTCATCGGTCATCGTTTGTACAGAGAAATTAGAGAAATTGAGTTGACGAAAGGGAAGGGAAAAAGTGTACAACCTATTTCTAGTTCGTGTTATCAGTGGGAGACAGTAGCAACCAGTTTAGATGAATTTCAAGACGTTTCT GAGAAGCTTTTAGCAAGCAAAAACAGAAACGAGTGTTCTGTTGGAAAGAAGTTACATAATGACATGCTTCCTGAGATTGAGAAGGTCCACAAG AGAAAGGAGAAAATGTTGAAGAAACAACATAGAGAAGCTCTTCTTCTTGATAATATGATGGGTGTGAATGGGCTTGCACCTGGACATTCCCTTCGTGGTAGAAAACGTGTATCATATACTTTTG ATGATTATGACCGATCAATAAATGAAGCTATCAAATCAACAAA AACAAAACAACCATTTTCTGAACATCCCGTCAGAAGAGAGGGTTTAAGACATAATTCTTCTTCAAATGGCAGTAGTAGACTGGGCGGCCGTTCACAAAATCCTCAGCGTGATTCATTCAATGCTTTATCACCTAAATCTCCTAATTATGTTGAAAGTGACTACGAAGATAATTCTGGACCATTAGATCGCAG CAATCGGCGTAGGCAGAGACCTCAACGATATTCAGAAAGAGAGTTTGTAGAAGCGGTCTCAGATCAAGAGGCAGGCTTCGACAGTGACAATGATATAGTTGGAGAGGTTGTGTATGACGAAGATTATTTGAGGAAACGGAAAGATATGAAGAAAATAACCAGTAGCTCTGAAGGAGATGAAGAGTATTATTGGGAAGGAGAACGTGctgaagaggaagaggaagaagaagattaTGAATCTTTGAGTCTTAGTGAGGATAGCAGTGAGCGTCCAAGATTGAAGAAATTACGAGGCCAATCTAGGAGGGAATCAAAGTCGAGGTCAGTTCATGATATCCAATCAGGTCTAAGACGTAGTAGAAGGGCCACCAGAAACCGTATTGATTATAGGCGATTAGATGGGTCAGATTCAGAATACGAGTGCCTAGAACGGGAGGGATTGAATGCACAAGACAAGCACACCAATAAATTTGAATCTGCAGAATTTTCGATGGGAGGAAGTGAAGATACAGAAGACAATGATGAATACCAGGAGATGAAAAGTGAAGCACCTGTTGAAGAGAAGCCCAATGCTGTAGAAACAGAACACCAAGTACCTACAAAAGGTCATAGCACAGATCAAGATGAGTCGGAAGGTGTACAACAAAGGCGTTTTCTTGATCTTAATGAACTTGCACCAGGGCCTGGGTTTGACGACGGTCTGAATTCAACTATGAAAGATGAGGATACTGACAACTTGTAA